A single region of the Streptococcus macedonicus ACA-DC 198 genome encodes:
- a CDS encoding Amino acid ABC transporter, amino acid-binding/permease protein yields MKKFFRGFILLIIVGSLSAYSSSTGVSQSGIQDKGKIVIATESEFAPFEFKTLIDGKDTLVGADIELGNAIADALGVDADFSVMSFNNVLVSVTSGKADFAISGISVTDERKKAYDFSDAYYEAENIVIIKKSDEATYTTLESLAGKAVGAQKGSIQENITKDQLPDSSLVSLTSNGEMINELKNNQLQAVVLEKTIAEGYVSQNDDLMIADMTLESSDTDAYAVAFAKGTDQDLIDTVNDVIKKAKGSGDFDAWLEKAATYTQSSSSSDE; encoded by the coding sequence TGAAAAAGTTTTTTAGGGGATTTATCTTACTCATAATAGTAGGAAGTTTGTCAGCTTATTCATCTTCGACAGGTGTCAGTCAATCAGGTATTCAAGATAAAGGGAAAATTGTAATTGCAACAGAGTCGGAATTTGCACCGTTTGAATTTAAAACACTAATTGATGGAAAAGATACTCTTGTTGGTGCCGATATTGAACTGGGAAATGCTATCGCTGATGCTCTTGGTGTTGATGCAGATTTTTCGGTAATGTCATTTAACAATGTATTGGTTTCGGTTACTTCTGGGAAAGCAGATTTTGCAATCTCAGGAATTTCAGTAACGGACGAACGTAAGAAAGCTTATGACTTTTCGGACGCTTACTATGAGGCTGAAAATATTGTCATCATAAAAAAATCGGACGAGGCAACCTATACCACACTTGAAAGTTTGGCAGGAAAAGCAGTTGGTGCGCAAAAAGGTTCAATTCAAGAAAACATTACGAAAGACCAATTGCCGGATTCGAGCCTTGTTTCCTTAACATCAAACGGCGAAATGATTAATGAATTGAAAAATAATCAGCTTCAAGCAGTTGTTTTGGAGAAAACTATTGCCGAAGGCTATGTTTCACAAAATGACGATTTGATGATTGCAGATATGACCTTAGAATCAAGTGATACAGATGCTTACGCAGTCGCATTTGCGAAAGGAACAGATCAAGACTTAATCGATACCGTCAATGACGTTATCAAAAAAGCTAAAGGTTCTGGTGATTTTGATGCTTGGCTTGAAAAAGCAGCGACTTACACACAAAGTAGTTCAAGTTCAGATGAATAA
- the aspC gene encoding Aspartate aminotransferase, with the protein MKLPRFGVEEWLNVHEKEAIYDMAGVSIDALTLQELFDLAGISQEEFYQELLTKKLNYGWIEGSPEFKRAVSNLYHSVAESQILQTNGATGANMLVLYGLIEPKDHVISIYPTYQQLYDIPKSLGAEVDLWQVKEENNWLPDLDELHQLIRPNTKMICINNANNPTGAVMDDEYLQELVAIAKSCGAYILADEVYRSFTTKKVSSIIDLYDKGISVNSLSKIFSLPGIRVGWVAACDEVTDILRDYRDYTMICAGVFDDMVASLALEHKGAILARNRHIVRENLAILDQWIASEPKASYIRPAEVPTSFVKLDVNVPSETFCLTLLQKYGVLLVPGNRFDREGYVRLGYSCQQETLKQGLQLLSACLKEF; encoded by the coding sequence ATGAAATTACCACGTTTTGGCGTTGAAGAATGGCTTAATGTCCATGAAAAGGAAGCAATCTATGATATGGCAGGCGTTTCAATTGATGCGCTGACTTTGCAAGAATTATTTGACTTGGCTGGCATTTCGCAAGAAGAGTTTTACCAAGAATTATTAACTAAAAAGTTAAATTATGGTTGGATTGAAGGCTCACCTGAATTCAAAAGGGCAGTTAGTAATCTCTACCATTCGGTAGCAGAAAGTCAGATTCTTCAGACCAATGGGGCAACGGGAGCGAATATGTTGGTTTTATATGGATTGATTGAACCAAAAGACCATGTGATTTCTATCTATCCGACTTACCAGCAGTTGTATGATATTCCAAAATCATTGGGAGCCGAAGTTGACCTTTGGCAAGTCAAAGAGGAAAATAATTGGTTGCCTGATTTAGATGAATTGCATCAGCTAATTCGCCCAAATACCAAAATGATTTGCATTAATAATGCCAACAATCCAACGGGAGCTGTTATGGACGATGAGTATTTGCAAGAGTTAGTTGCGATTGCGAAATCGTGTGGGGCTTATATTTTGGCAGATGAGGTTTATCGTTCGTTTACGACTAAAAAAGTTTCTTCTATTATAGATTTGTATGATAAGGGAATCTCGGTTAACAGTCTCTCAAAAATATTTTCACTACCTGGTATTCGTGTCGGCTGGGTAGCAGCTTGTGATGAGGTAACTGATATTTTACGAGATTATCGGGATTACACCATGATTTGTGCGGGCGTTTTTGATGATATGGTAGCCAGTTTAGCACTTGAGCATAAAGGAGCTATTTTGGCACGAAATCGCCATATTGTCAGAGAAAATTTGGCAATTCTTGATCAATGGATTGCCTCAGAACCTAAAGCGTCTTACATTCGTCCTGCAGAAGTACCGACATCTTTTGTTAAGCTTGATGTTAATGTTCCAAGCGAAACATTTTGCTTAACGTTATTGCAAAAATATGGTGTTTTATTGGTTCCAGGAAATCGTTTTGATAGAGAAGGTTATGTTCGTTTAGGCTATTCTTGCCAGCAAGAAACACTAAAACAGGGCTTGCAGTTATTATCGGCATGTTTGAAAGAATTTTAA